In Perca fluviatilis chromosome 3, GENO_Pfluv_1.0, whole genome shotgun sequence, the following proteins share a genomic window:
- the LOC120555913 gene encoding serine protease 23-like, with the protein MRSQAAVPRFMSLLFVLFLPPVFSSSSRPQWVLQRVPVVLPQQTEARSAPHFLSPARLEVSSPCDPECHKRAPRPSYWDLRSLLAYETLHSDGQLTETAIGIYGYDPSSNTSPAYASGSSGKAERSHVRRKRQIFGHDGRFSIAGQNFLLKYPFSVAVKLSTGCSGTLVGDRHVLTAAHCVHDGKNYVKGAQKLRVGFLKTKQRDTQASPFYLPSNFTNHVEGGSAPYTPPTNEKMKFQWIRAKRTHVPKGWIKGNANDIGMDYDYALLELKKPHKRRHMKLGVSPPAQRLPGRRVHFSGFDNDRPGKLVYRFCRAGEETSDLLYQHCDAQPGASGSGVYARMWDGQRRRWERKVIGVFSGHQWVERQGASQEFNVAVRITPLKYAQICYWIKGNFVDCREG; encoded by the exons ATGCGCTCCCAGGCTGCGGTCCCCCG GTTTATGTCCCTCTTATTCGTCCTCTTCCTTCCCCCtgttttttcctcctcctcccgtcCCCAGTGGGTTCTACAGCGCGTCCCTGTGGTCCTCCCACAGCAGACTGAGGCTCGATCAGCCCCTCATTTCCTGTCTCCGGCCCGCTTGGAGGTCAGCTCGCCCTGTGACCCAGAATGCCACAAAAGGGCCCCTCGCCCGAGCTACTGGGACCTGCGGAGTCTTCTGGCCTATGAGACACTACACTCTGATGGTCAACTTACTGAGACCGCCATTGGGATCTACGGCTACGACCCCAGTTCTAACACCAGCCCGGCCTACGCCTCAGGGTCGTCTGGGAAGGCTGAACGGTCACATGTCAGGAGGAAGCGACAGATCTTCGGCCATGATGGGCGTTTTAGCATTGCTGGGCAGAACTTCCTGCTTAAATATCCATTCTCTGTGGCTGTCAAGCTGTCCACTGGGTGTTCTGGAACATTGGTGGGGGACCGTCATGTTCTCACAGCGGCTCATTGTGTTCATGATGGGAAAAACTATGTGAAAGGAGCCCAGAAGCTCCGGGTTGGGTTTCTAAAAACCAAGCAACGAGACACACAGGCTTCTCCCTTTTACCTTCCCTCCAACTTCACCAACCATGTTGAAGGTGGCTCTGCTCCTTACACTCCACCAACCAACGAAAAAATGAAGTTCCAGTGGATCAGAGCCAAGCGCACCCATGTGCCCAAAGGATGGATTAAAGGGAATGCCAATGACATTGGGATGGACTATGACTATGCTTTGCTTGAACTCAAGAAACCCCACAAACGCCGCCATATGAAGTTAGGAGTCAGTCCCCCAGCTCAGAGGCTGCCAGGTCGACGAGTCCACTTCTCAGGATTTGATAATGACCGTCCAGGCAAGCTGGTGTATCGGTTCTGTCGGGCTGGCGAGGAGACGTCCGACCTGCTGTACCAGCATTGTGATGCTCAGCCCGGTGCCAGCGGGTCCGGAGTCTACGCCCGGATGTGGGATGGACAGCGCCGGCGCTGGGAGCGGAAGGTGATAGGCGTGTTTTCTGGGCATCAGTGGGTGGAGCGACAAGGGGCGTCTCAGGAATTTAATGTAGCGGTGAGAATCACACCTCTCAAATACGCTCAGATCTGCTACTGgataaaaggaaactttgtgGACTGCCGAGAAGGGTAA